From the Companilactobacillus ginsenosidimutans genome, the window ATATGGGATTGTCTCATTTGGAATGAAAAAAAACATAGCTGGATAACTTACTCTCATAATGATTTTCCTTTCTGTATTAGCCAAGTTCATTTTTCAACCCAGCCGCTTTAATAATATTTTGTTCAGTGTATTTATCTATTTCTCCATGGGGAACGATAATTGGCCTATTACCAGCTTTTTGTAATTTTGCA encodes:
- a CDS encoding type II toxin-antitoxin system HicA family toxin, which produces MPMNQRQMIKILRRNGWLLIKNAGKGSHAKLQKAGNRPIIVPHGEIDKYTEQNIIKAAGLKNELG